From the genome of Streptomyces sp. NBC_00523:
CCTCTTCTGGCACCTGCTGAAGGAGCTGAAGACCAACTACGACGGCTACGTCTCCCAGTTGGGCGGCCGTGACTACAGCCCGAAGAACACCACGGTGGGCGGCTACGTCCCCAAGTCGAAGCTGAGCGACGCCCTGGCCGCCGCGCAGACCGCGCTCAAGGACGCGGTCACCGACCTCCAGACGGCGTGGAACAACTGGGCGAAGGACGGCCAGCACGATCCGCACAGGCACCTGGTGAAGGTCCTGGACGACGTGTCCGGCTTCGTCCTCAAGGACAACATCCAGCACGTGAACGTGAAGACCCAGTACTACGGCGGCTACGGCGGGGGCGGCTCGTACAAGACGTACTCGACCACGGCCGAGTTCAAGCAGACCTCCGAGTACGGCGACCTCACCCAGCACACCACCTGGAAGAAGATCGCCGACGCGGCGGTCAAGAGCTGGTCGGACCATGCCGACTCGATGCTGAAGCAGCCGGCCATCGACGCCCTCAGCAACGTGAAGTCCGCCTGGGCCGATGTGACGGACGCCTTCGACCAGGAGGTCACCGACAAGAACTCCGAGACGCTGGCCGAGGTCCTCGCCAAGGAGGAGGCCGACATCGCGGAGGACGAGGCCAATGCGAACAACGACAAGCTGAACGACTACCTCGACGGACTCAACGACAACATCAACACGATCGGTGACGGTCTCAACGACCTCAACGACGGGCTGAACGACAGCCTCAACAACCTGGGCGACGGGTTCAAGGACCTCAATGACGGCCTCAACGACGGGCTGAACGGCCTCGGCGACGGGTTCAAGGACCTCAACGACGGGCTCAACGACAACCTCAACGGCCTCGGCGACGGGTTCAAGGACCTCAACGACGGGCTCAACGACAACCTCAACGGGCTCGGGGACGACCTCAACGAGAGCCTGAACGGCCTCGGCGACGGCGTCAACAACCTCGGTGACGGCCTCAACAACAACTTCAGCACGCTCAACGACGGGCTGAACAACGGCCTGGGCGACGGCCTGGGCCCGAACGGCGACCCGAACTCCCCGCTCGGTGGGCCGAACCCGTCCGCGCTGGTGCCTCCGATCACCTCGCTGCTGAACAACGGCCTGAACGACGGCCTGAACAACCCGGACAAGAAGGGGGGTTCCTCACTGCTGAACTCCCCCACCGGGGGCAACACCCAGCTCAACGACGACGGCACGCTCACCACGAAATTCCCCGACGGCTCGACGCAGACCATCGACCCGCGCACCGGCCTGGTCACCAGCACCTCGCCGGACGGTGTGACGTCGACCTCGCAGCTCAACCCGGGCACCAGCCTGCTGAACCCGGACGGATCGACCACCACGCTCAACGACGACGGCACGCTCACCACCACGTTCCCGGACGGTTCGAGCCAGACCCTCGACCCGAAGACGGGCCACGTGGAGACCCTCAACCCGGACGGCAGCCTGTCCGAGTCGACGCTCGACCCGACCGACGGTGCCTTCACCCACCCGGGCGGCTCCACGTCCCAGCTCAACGGCGACGGCACGCTGACGACGAAGTTCCCGGACGGTTCGACGGAGGTCCTGAACCCGGACACCGGCCAGGTCACCGTCACCGACCCCTCGGGCCACGTCACCACCCACCAGCTCAACCCCGGTGAGTCCTTCACCAACCCGGACGGGTCCACCACCACCCTGAACAACGACGGCACCCTCACCACGAAGTTCCCCGACGGCTCGACGGAGACCCTCAACCCGGACACCGGGCAGCTCACCACCACCGACCCCGCCGGACACGTCACCACCACCGACCTGAATCCGGCCCCGAACACCTTCACCACACCGGACGGGTCCACGGCGCAGCTCAACCCGGACGGCACCGTCAGCACGCACTTCCCGGACGGTTCGACGGAGGTCCTGAACCCGGACACCGGCCAGGTCACCGTCACCGACCCCTCGGGCCACGTCACCACCCACCAGCTCAACCCCGGTGAGTCCTTCACCAACCCGGACGGGTCCACCACCACCCTGAACAACGACGGCACGCTGACCACGAAGTTCCCGGACGGCTCCCAGCAGGTCCTCGACCCGGATACGGGCCGGCTGACCACCACCGACCCCGCCGGGCACACCACCACGACCGACCTGAACGGCGACGGCCCGTCGTCGCTCAACACCCGT
Proteins encoded in this window:
- a CDS encoding AAWKG family protein (Members of this family are unrelated to eukaryotic Tcp10, although some members contain a repetitive region similar to a C-terminal repeat region of Tcp10.), giving the protein MADDGKSTSGTPTYDPDDYYAQAITNFTGYTIPARSSLFNSLSSDSGDDFSDLKLFRMEISGQTMRAVSTEDYTALSGFQKSKGEDYDLAFYDAGGDGAHNSVSLKKARIVMIGVGVGDDGRADLWGDGAISGGGEFEGSYSHVQWDSGPMAQYISGSKLALDELLNNHTTKGWSFSNLSVLDGNAVEFKSFEETGQSFDRAMQFFKDHSDVVNGWMKSLGEDQAAWKGKAASLFWHLLKELKTNYDGYVSQLGGRDYSPKNTTVGGYVPKSKLSDALAAAQTALKDAVTDLQTAWNNWAKDGQHDPHRHLVKVLDDVSGFVLKDNIQHVNVKTQYYGGYGGGGSYKTYSTTAEFKQTSEYGDLTQHTTWKKIADAAVKSWSDHADSMLKQPAIDALSNVKSAWADVTDAFDQEVTDKNSETLAEVLAKEEADIAEDEANANNDKLNDYLDGLNDNINTIGDGLNDLNDGLNDSLNNLGDGFKDLNDGLNDGLNGLGDGFKDLNDGLNDNLNGLGDGFKDLNDGLNDNLNGLGDDLNESLNGLGDGVNNLGDGLNNNFSTLNDGLNNGLGDGLGPNGDPNSPLGGPNPSALVPPITSLLNNGLNDGLNNPDKKGGSSLLNSPTGGNTQLNDDGTLTTKFPDGSTQTIDPRTGLVTSTSPDGVTSTSQLNPGTSLLNPDGSTTTLNDDGTLTTTFPDGSSQTLDPKTGHVETLNPDGSLSESTLDPTDGAFTHPGGSTSQLNGDGTLTTKFPDGSTEVLNPDTGQVTVTDPSGHVTTHQLNPGESFTNPDGSTTTLNNDGTLTTKFPDGSTETLNPDTGQLTTTDPAGHVTTTDLNPAPNTFTTPDGSTAQLNPDGTVSTHFPDGSTEVLNPDTGQVTVTDPSGHVTTHQLNPGESFTNPDGSTTTLNNDGTLTTKFPDGSQQVLDPDTGRLTTTDPAGHTTTTDLNGDGPSSLNTRIPDLDSLNHNGPDTDRLNTQGLDGPHTSSPLTHTSGLNAHGPGGSLNASGGPDGGLDDYYDDYDSTPYGGGSLGSNTPATAALAGNSPAQSANGTPLNPMGMGGGGMPGMGGAGGGGQGTSERTRAVLTDPVGSARGGRVGRAAAGADEDEEIVYTRPTTSSSPYPVGGPGGAGQGCTTTESGDRAREAWLAEDDDVWGTDDGGAPAVIGR